A genomic segment from Lutibacter sp. A80 encodes:
- a CDS encoding exopolysaccharide biosynthesis polyprenyl glycosylphosphotransferase: protein MLRKNINFSISERKLLLKFFDILFVFAGLIVMFYFFDFHYFKPEEANFYGYLFVLICYVLLFGQLFEMYNLQVANDKYQIFKNTLLTGFFTSLFYVFTPIITPVLPVNRLQILYLFLAITVSIYCWRFIYTQFVFSPLFFNKILIISSDKNFVADLIKTIKLKAPYNYIVGYSCPTALIGCTEKYLNNRDLDLKQLVEKNQINEIVVDGFQKNDLTNKFTQELIFLFKQGVTISNSENFMESIYKRIPESQLNENFYNHLNFNKNHQNKIYLTFHRLFDVVLSIIGICFLLISIPFIYVGNVFFNKGSLFYLQERVGKGGFLFKIIKFRTMVPGAEKNGAEWAQKNDARITKFGKFLRNTRLDEVPQFINILKGEMSVIGPRPERPEFVEALSKEHPFYTIRNVIKPGLTGWAQVEYPYASSKEEQYMKLRYDLYYMKERNLLLDFKIIIKTISTILFYRGN from the coding sequence CCCGAAGAAGCTAATTTTTATGGGTATTTATTTGTACTAATTTGTTACGTATTATTGTTTGGTCAATTATTTGAAATGTATAATCTACAAGTTGCAAACGATAAATATCAAATTTTTAAAAATACATTACTTACAGGTTTTTTTACAAGCCTTTTTTACGTGTTCACGCCTATAATAACACCAGTATTACCTGTAAATAGGCTACAGATTTTATATTTATTTTTAGCAATTACTGTTTCTATTTATTGTTGGCGCTTTATTTATACTCAATTTGTGTTTTCTCCTTTGTTTTTTAATAAAATACTTATTATCAGTTCAGATAAAAATTTTGTAGCTGATTTAATAAAAACAATAAAACTTAAAGCTCCTTATAATTATATTGTGGGTTATAGCTGTCCAACAGCACTTATAGGTTGTACGGAAAAGTATTTAAATAATAGAGATTTGGATCTTAAACAGTTAGTTGAAAAAAATCAAATTAATGAAATTGTTGTTGATGGTTTTCAGAAAAATGATTTAACTAATAAATTTACACAAGAGCTTATTTTTCTTTTTAAACAAGGTGTTACTATTTCAAATTCAGAGAATTTTATGGAATCAATTTATAAACGAATTCCAGAATCTCAATTAAACGAGAATTTTTATAACCACCTTAATTTTAATAAAAATCATCAAAATAAAATTTATCTTACTTTTCATAGGTTATTTGATGTTGTTTTATCAATAATTGGAATATGTTTTTTACTTATAAGTATTCCATTTATATATGTTGGAAATGTTTTTTTTAATAAAGGTTCGTTGTTTTATCTACAAGAGCGAGTAGGTAAAGGAGGTTTTTTATTTAAGATTATTAAATTTAGAACGATGGTTCCAGGTGCTGAAAAAAATGGTGCAGAATGGGCACAAAAAAATGATGCTAGAATCACTAAATTCGGTAAGTTTTTAAGAAATACAAGGTTAGATGAGGTGCCTCAATTTATAAATATTTTAAAAGGTGAAATGAGTGTTATTGGACCTCGTCCAGAGCGCCCAGAGTTTGTTGAAGCACTAAGTAAAGAACATCCTTTTTATACTATTAGAAATGTAATTAAGCCAGGTTTAACAGGCTGGGCTCAAGTAGAATATCCTTATGCAAGCTCTAAAGAAGAGCAATATATGAAATTGCGTTATGATTTATATTATATGAAAGAACGCAATTTATTACTTGATTTTAAAATTATTATAAAAACAATAAGTACTATTTTGTTTTATAGAGGTAACTAA
- a CDS encoding cytochrome-c peroxidase produces MKKYLVASLLITLFISCKEKQKDKEQEKINPEYVALQKKSASLFGVLPKVAENPNNPITEEKVALGKKLYFDNKLSKDNTQSCNTCHNLETYGVDNLSTSPGNDGGLGTRNSPTVLNAALHINQFWDGRAEDVEEQAGGPILNPVEMAMPSEEEVVKRLSKEDEYNLLFEKAFPEDKSPISYKNIQDAIGAFERKLITPSKFDDFLEGDVTALTDIEIKGLNLFIDKGCVACHSGTALGGNMHQKFGIFDDYWKHTKSKTIDEGKFEVTEKDSDKYIFKSPSLRNIAKTYPYFHDGSVYDLKEAVQIMAKVQLNKEFTTDELEAIYAFLNSLTGELPDDI; encoded by the coding sequence ATGAAAAAATACTTGGTAGCGAGCTTATTAATTACACTTTTTATTAGTTGTAAAGAAAAACAAAAAGACAAAGAGCAAGAAAAAATAAATCCAGAATATGTGGCACTTCAAAAAAAATCTGCGTCACTTTTTGGAGTATTACCTAAAGTTGCTGAAAATCCAAACAACCCTATTACAGAAGAAAAAGTTGCCTTAGGGAAAAAATTATATTTTGATAATAAATTATCAAAAGACAATACTCAAAGTTGTAATACTTGTCATAATTTAGAAACATATGGAGTAGATAATTTAAGCACATCTCCTGGAAATGATGGTGGTTTAGGAACAAGAAACTCACCTACAGTTTTAAATGCTGCCTTACATATAAATCAATTTTGGGATGGTAGAGCCGAAGATGTTGAAGAACAAGCTGGAGGACCAATATTAAACCCTGTAGAAATGGCAATGCCTAGCGAAGAAGAAGTAGTAAAAAGACTCTCTAAAGAAGACGAATATAATCTATTATTTGAAAAAGCTTTTCCTGAAGATAAAAGCCCAATTTCTTATAAAAATATTCAAGATGCCATTGGTGCTTTTGAGCGTAAATTAATAACACCTTCAAAATTTGATGATTTTTTAGAGGGTGATGTTACTGCACTTACTGATATAGAGATTAAAGGTTTAAATTTATTTATTGATAAAGGATGTGTTGCCTGCCACTCTGGAACTGCTTTAGGTGGTAATATGCATCAAAAATTTGGAATATTTGATGATTACTGGAAACATACTAAAAGTAAAACTATTGATGAAGGTAAATTTGAAGTAACAGAAAAAGATTCAGATAAGTACATTTTTAAATCTCCTTCATTAAGAAATATTGCTAAAACATACCCTTATTTTCATGATGGAAGTGTTTACGATTTAAAAGAAGCCGTACAAATAATGGCTAAAGTACAATTAAATAAAGAATTTACTACTGACGAATTAGAAGCTATTTATGCATTTTTAAATTCGTTAACAGGAGAATTACCAGACGATATTTAA
- the rpsF gene encoding 30S ribosomal protein S6, which translates to MNHYETVFILNPVLSDIQIKETVKKFEDYLVSKGAEMISKEDWGLKKLAYPIQNKKSGFYHLFEFKVNGQEISAFELEFRRDDSVMRYLTVKLDKHAAAWAEKRRERVKATKK; encoded by the coding sequence ATGAATCATTACGAAACTGTTTTCATTTTGAATCCCGTTTTATCTGATATCCAGATAAAGGAAACAGTAAAGAAGTTCGAGGACTATCTTGTTTCTAAAGGTGCCGAAATGATCTCAAAAGAAGACTGGGGGCTAAAAAAATTAGCATATCCAATCCAAAACAAAAAAAGTGGATTTTATCACTTATTTGAATTTAAGGTAAACGGACAAGAGATTAGTGCTTTTGAACTTGAATTTAGAAGAGACGATAGCGTTATGCGTTATTTAACTGTAAAGTTAGATAAACATGCTGCTGCTTGGGCTGAGAAAAGAAGAGAAAGAGTTAAAGCAACTAAAAAATAA
- the priA gene encoding primosomal protein N' — protein sequence MNYYSNVILPIPLSKLFTYKITEAEANFLKPGMRVAVEFGKSKIYTALVYNIHNTPPVGYEAKEIYQILDEFPIVNQIQLKHWDWLANYYMCALGEVFRAALPSAFLLESETEIQLVAGFTNEGILSDEEFLIFEALQHQSQLSIFKIIEILGKKNVFPVIKRLIEKNVIVVKEQIYEQYKPKLIKYIRLKEPWNSKNKLSELLENLSRAKKQRELILTYFQLESLKKPIKATDLQEKASTSNSVLKSLIDKEIFEYYFIQKDRINFNGTTSDIKELTIYQQEAFESVKTSFKTKQVTLLKGITSSGKTEIYVKLIKNLLEEGKQVLYLLPEIALTTQLIERLQHYFGDYLSVFHSKYSMNERVEVWNNVLENKQKAQLVLGARSSLFLPFSNLSFVIVDEEHEPSFKQYDPAPRYHARDAAIVLANLHKAKVLLGSATPSIETFYNAQQGKYGYVELNRRFGNVLLPEIELVDVKEKHRKKRMKGHFSDRLLEMIQDALDEKEQVILFQNRRGFAPVVECETCGVSPQCPQCDVSLTFHSFRKELRCHYCGYRQAMPHNCGACGSEKLNTKGFGTEQIEQELEQLFPDASIGRMDLDTTRGKYGYQKIIGKFEAQEIDILVGTQMLSKGLDFANVSLVGIMNADTMLNFPDFRAHERSYQLMVQVAGRAGRSKKRGKVTIQTFNPYHQILQQVSTNSYKEMFKEQLDERWQYHYPPFYRIIKITLRHKDYVRVEEGANWLGKSLTNIFKEQILGPTTPAISKIRNYYIRHIIIKIPPKQSIGVTKNNILRVKNSFQAVKQFRSIKLNIDVDNY from the coding sequence TTGAACTATTATAGCAACGTAATATTACCCATTCCACTTTCAAAGTTATTTACGTATAAAATAACAGAGGCAGAAGCTAATTTTTTAAAGCCAGGAATGCGTGTTGCTGTTGAGTTTGGAAAATCTAAAATATATACTGCGCTAGTTTATAATATTCATAATACACCACCAGTTGGTTATGAAGCAAAAGAAATTTACCAAATTTTAGATGAATTTCCAATAGTCAATCAAATACAATTAAAACATTGGGATTGGTTAGCTAATTACTATATGTGTGCTTTAGGTGAAGTATTTAGAGCAGCATTACCAAGTGCATTTTTATTAGAAAGTGAAACAGAGATTCAGTTAGTTGCTGGTTTTACAAATGAAGGGATATTATCTGACGAAGAATTTTTAATTTTTGAAGCTTTACAGCATCAATCGCAACTTTCAATTTTTAAAATTATTGAAATATTAGGGAAAAAGAATGTATTTCCAGTAATAAAACGATTGATAGAAAAAAATGTAATTGTAGTTAAAGAGCAAATTTATGAGCAATATAAGCCAAAGCTTATAAAATATATTCGTTTAAAAGAACCTTGGAATTCAAAAAATAAATTATCTGAATTATTGGAGAATTTAAGTAGGGCAAAAAAACAACGAGAGTTAATTTTAACCTATTTTCAATTAGAAAGTTTAAAAAAACCAATTAAAGCTACGGATCTTCAAGAAAAAGCTTCAACATCAAATTCTGTACTAAAATCGTTAATAGATAAAGAAATTTTCGAATATTATTTTATTCAAAAAGACCGTATAAATTTTAATGGAACAACTTCAGATATAAAAGAACTAACTATTTACCAACAAGAAGCTTTTGAAAGTGTAAAAACATCTTTTAAAACAAAGCAAGTAACTCTATTAAAAGGAATTACTAGTAGTGGTAAAACAGAAATCTATGTTAAGTTAATTAAAAACTTGCTTGAAGAAGGCAAACAAGTACTTTATTTGTTACCCGAAATAGCTTTAACCACGCAATTAATAGAAAGGTTACAACATTATTTTGGAGATTATTTATCTGTATTTCATTCAAAATATTCTATGAATGAACGTGTTGAAGTATGGAATAATGTACTGGAAAATAAACAAAAAGCACAACTTGTTTTAGGGGCACGTTCTTCATTGTTTTTACCATTTTCAAATTTAAGTTTTGTTATTGTTGATGAAGAACATGAACCTTCTTTTAAACAATACGATCCTGCTCCACGTTACCATGCAAGAGACGCAGCTATAGTTTTAGCAAATTTACATAAAGCTAAAGTTTTATTGGGTTCTGCAACGCCAAGTATCGAAACTTTTTACAACGCACAACAAGGTAAATACGGTTATGTGGAATTAAATAGGCGTTTTGGAAATGTATTATTACCAGAAATAGAATTAGTTGATGTTAAAGAAAAACATCGAAAAAAAAGAATGAAAGGTCATTTTTCTGATAGACTTTTAGAAATGATTCAAGATGCTTTGGATGAAAAAGAACAAGTAATTTTATTTCAAAATAGAAGAGGTTTTGCTCCTGTTGTAGAATGTGAAACTTGTGGTGTTTCACCTCAATGTCCGCAGTGCGATGTAAGTTTAACTTTTCATAGTTTTAGAAAAGAATTACGTTGCCATTATTGTGGTTATAGGCAAGCTATGCCTCATAATTGTGGTGCTTGTGGAAGTGAAAAATTAAATACAAAAGGTTTTGGTACTGAGCAGATTGAACAGGAATTAGAACAATTATTTCCAGATGCTTCTATTGGTAGAATGGATTTAGATACCACGCGTGGTAAATATGGCTATCAAAAAATAATAGGTAAATTTGAAGCACAAGAAATAGATATATTAGTTGGTACACAAATGCTTTCAAAAGGACTAGATTTTGCAAATGTTTCTTTAGTTGGAATTATGAATGCAGATACAATGCTTAATTTTCCTGATTTTAGAGCACATGAACGTAGTTATCAATTAATGGTTCAAGTTGCAGGAAGAGCTGGAAGATCAAAAAAAAGAGGAAAAGTGACTATACAAACGTTTAACCCATACCATCAAATTTTACAGCAAGTATCGACCAATTCATATAAAGAAATGTTTAAAGAACAATTAGATGAACGTTGGCAATATCATTACCCACCATTTTATAGGATTATTAAAATTACATTACGTCATAAAGATTATGTAAGGGTAGAAGAAGGTGCTAATTGGCTAGGTAAATCTTTAACAAACATTTTTAAAGAACAAATTTTAGGACCAACAACACCGGCAATATCTAAAATTCGTAATTATTACATTCGTCATATTATTATAAAAATTCCACCAAAACAATCTATTGGAGTTACTAAAAATAATATTTTACGAGTCAAAAATTCGTTCCAAGCAGTTAAACAATTTCGTTCTATTAAATTAAATATAGATGTAGATAATTATTAA
- a CDS encoding RNA methyltransferase: MVDEKYIEYLEQFVTEKRRNLFEKVLSERTRHFTVAIEDIFQPHNASAVVRTCDIFGIQDMHVIEDKYKFYASRLVAKGAQKWIDFSMYNQKNTNNTLDCISALKEKGYKIIATTPHNESCLLQDFDISEKAAFFFGVEKEGLSKDVMDNADGYLKIPMVGFTESLNISVAAAIILQNMNQKLKASTIDWQLTEIEKREKYQDWLEKSIKSIRKIKEVYFNENKL; encoded by the coding sequence ATGGTAGATGAGAAGTATATTGAATATTTAGAGCAATTTGTTACTGAAAAAAGAAGAAACCTATTTGAAAAGGTGCTAAGCGAACGTACAAGACATTTTACGGTTGCAATTGAAGACATTTTTCAACCTCATAATGCTAGTGCTGTTGTTAGAACTTGCGATATTTTTGGAATTCAAGATATGCATGTAATTGAGGATAAATATAAATTTTATGCCTCTAGATTGGTTGCAAAAGGAGCTCAGAAATGGATTGACTTTTCTATGTATAATCAAAAAAACACCAATAATACGCTAGATTGTATTTCGGCTTTAAAAGAAAAAGGCTATAAAATAATTGCTACTACACCACATAATGAATCTTGTTTATTGCAAGATTTTGATATTTCAGAAAAAGCAGCGTTCTTTTTTGGAGTTGAAAAAGAAGGACTTTCTAAAGACGTGATGGATAATGCAGATGGTTATTTAAAAATACCAATGGTTGGTTTTACAGAGAGTTTAAATATCTCTGTTGCTGCTGCAATTATTCTTCAAAATATGAATCAGAAATTAAAAGCCTCAACTATCGATTGGCAACTTACAGAAATTGAGAAAAGAGAAAAATATCAAGATTGGTTAGAGAAATCCATTAAAAGTATTAGAAAAATAAAGGAAGTATATTTTAATGAAAATAAACTTTAA
- the rplI gene encoding 50S ribosomal protein L9: MDIILKQDVENLGFIDDIVTVKNGYGRNYLIPHGFAVLATTSAKKVLAETLKQRAYKEEKLIKDATKIADAIKELEIKITAKTGDGTKLFGSVNNGNVSEALAAAGHEIDKKFIKVEGGNIKRLGKYNATIRLHRAVIIELPIDVIAEDK, encoded by the coding sequence ATGGATATTATATTAAAACAAGACGTTGAAAACTTAGGTTTTATAGATGATATTGTTACTGTAAAAAATGGTTATGGTCGTAACTATTTAATTCCTCACGGATTTGCAGTATTAGCAACTACATCAGCGAAAAAAGTATTAGCAGAAACTTTAAAGCAACGTGCTTACAAAGAAGAAAAACTAATAAAAGATGCAACTAAAATTGCAGATGCAATTAAAGAACTAGAAATTAAAATCACTGCTAAAACTGGTGATGGTACTAAATTATTTGGTTCTGTAAACAATGGAAATGTATCAGAAGCATTAGCTGCAGCTGGTCACGAAATTGATAAAAAATTCATCAAAGTTGAAGGTGGAAACATTAAAAGACTTGGTAAATACAATGCAACTATAAGATTACACAGAGCAGTAATTATTGAATTACCTATTGATGTAATTGCAGAAGATAAATAA
- a CDS encoding NAD-dependent deacylase, with amino-acid sequence MKKVVILTGAGISAESGINTFRGSDGLWEGHDVMDVASPIGWNKNKELVLDFYNKRRQQLLEVTPNLAHKALVSLENSYNVNIITQNVDDLHERAGSKNVLHLHGELLKVRSTKNPHLIYTWKKDLLLGDLCEENSQLRPHIVWFGEEVPMLEKAIEITSKADILIIIGTSMQVYPAANLINFVEPKIPVYFIDPKPSIQKNYFPNLTVIAEKASTGVAKVVTELIDL; translated from the coding sequence ATGAAAAAAGTTGTAATACTAACTGGCGCAGGAATTAGTGCAGAAAGTGGAATTAATACATTTAGAGGTAGCGATGGACTTTGGGAAGGACACGATGTAATGGATGTTGCATCTCCTATTGGTTGGAATAAAAATAAAGAATTGGTTTTAGATTTCTATAATAAACGTAGACAACAACTATTAGAAGTTACACCTAATTTAGCACATAAAGCCTTAGTATCGCTGGAAAATAGCTATAACGTAAATATTATTACACAAAATGTAGATGATTTACACGAACGTGCTGGTAGTAAAAATGTATTGCATTTACACGGAGAATTATTAAAAGTTAGAAGTACTAAAAACCCTCACTTAATTTACACTTGGAAAAAAGATCTTTTATTAGGTGATTTATGTGAAGAGAATTCGCAATTAAGACCACATATTGTTTGGTTTGGAGAAGAAGTTCCTATGTTAGAAAAAGCAATAGAAATAACCTCTAAAGCAGATATTCTTATTATTATTGGAACATCTATGCAGGTATATCCAGCTGCTAACTTAATTAATTTTGTAGAGCCTAAAATTCCAGTATATTTTATTGATCCAAAACCTTCAATTCAAAAAAATTACTTTCCAAACTTAACAGTTATTGCTGAAAAAGCTAGTACAGGAGTTGCTAAAGTAGTTACTGAATTAATTGACTTATAG
- the rpsR gene encoding 30S ribosomal protein S18, translating to MSIEQQAKGGKQGDVRYLTPLDIDTKQVKKYCRFKKNGIKYIDYKDADFLLYLVNEQGKILPRRLTGTSLKYQRKVSVAIKRARHLALMPYVGDMLK from the coding sequence ATGTCTATAGAACAACAAGCAAAAGGAGGAAAACAAGGTGATGTTCGTTACCTAACTCCATTAGATATTGACACTAAACAAGTAAAAAAATACTGTCGTTTTAAAAAGAACGGTATCAAATATATTGATTATAAAGATGCTGATTTCTTATTATACTTAGTAAATGAACAAGGTAAAATTTTACCACGTCGTTTAACAGGTACATCATTAAAATACCAACGTAAAGTTTCTGTTGCTATTAAAAGAGCACGTCACTTAGCTTTAATGCCATATGTTGGCGATATGTTAAAATAA
- a CDS encoding DUF6495 family protein, translating into MKYRQLTKEQLLELHEEFAKFLATQQIDVKEWETIKANKPEVADEELNIFSDLVWEDVLSKTKYLEHISKNDINLFKCSSKEIIRIYIKLNDTSKSFLDKNDFDWFLKNPVNDSVDYFKASKKYTEERNLELFKLIEMGSVISKGDLFKAISQLIQ; encoded by the coding sequence ATGAAATACAGACAACTAACAAAAGAACAATTATTAGAATTGCATGAAGAATTTGCTAAATTTCTTGCAACTCAGCAAATTGATGTTAAAGAGTGGGAAACTATTAAAGCTAATAAACCTGAAGTGGCAGATGAGGAATTAAATATTTTTAGCGACCTTGTTTGGGAAGATGTACTTTCAAAAACTAAATATTTAGAACATATATCTAAAAACGATATCAATCTTTTTAAATGTTCTTCAAAAGAAATAATTAGAATTTATATTAAATTAAATGACACCTCTAAAAGTTTTTTAGATAAAAATGATTTTGATTGGTTTTTAAAAAATCCTGTAAATGATAGTGTCGATTATTTTAAAGCTTCAAAAAAATATACCGAAGAACGTAACTTAGAATTATTTAAATTAATTGAAATGGGAAGTGTAATTTCAAAAGGAGATTTATTTAAGGCTATAAGTCAATTAATTCAGTAA